Proteins co-encoded in one Candidatus Eremiobacteraceae bacterium genomic window:
- a CDS encoding MASE1 domain-containing protein — MSSSTTATAGTRASLIDARYLISIALVATAYIVFAEIGFSMAYATKQVTAVWPPAGIAVACLLVFGYRIWPGVFLGAFVSNALSHEPLLTAAAIAVGNTAGPIVGVYLLRSIGRFDPALERVGDVIAFVLVAAAAAMTVTATNGTFNLALSGIIPWSAFAPTWRLWWTGDAMGVLIFAPLILTWLTPTIRARVTWTSAVEAAALGVALVIVSALVFLKPLASGYDVYPVLIWAALRFRQRIVALAVVTISAIAIWGSAHGLGPFSEGTLDVRLSELVTFVAMLAVSGLILGAVIAERRQAGAQAVAAEQRFRLLAETVPQMVWMADGSGWIDWCNERWYEFTGQTADEAAGWGWQRAYHPDDYQRMMRDWPRSIATGEPFSMESRIRRHDGGYRWFLVRAEPMRDERGTVTRWYGTNTDVDAQKRELQQTTRIADTLQAFFLPGALPQRPDVRFDALYLTAEQTAFVGGDWYDAFDFPDGRIMVSIGDVAGHGVAAAMTAARMRQSILAAALDADDPSTILAKTNDLLRLQESTIVTALVALIDRDLRTMRFASAGHPPPIIGASTIPARILSCSGMPLGVDTDLRLQTHVVPLAPDAVVLFYSDGITEFKRDVLAAEAALVQAVSAIVETDTWPRPALAVQSAVMGSNKATDDAVIVVLQLSPAPNGPISVDPAGRKTWLFHSSDAYFAHAARHELMAFLRDYGASEEDLARSELIIGELLANTVKHAPGVVRLEIDCHGVHPVLTISDAGPGLPNFAVKLPDDEFDEDGRGLYLVGTLADAVSVDSNDGIGTTLTVALPIARAARTSWHAPS, encoded by the coding sequence ATGAGTTCTTCGACGACTGCTACAGCCGGAACGCGTGCGTCCCTGATCGACGCGCGGTATCTCATTTCCATTGCGCTTGTCGCGACGGCCTACATCGTTTTCGCCGAGATCGGCTTCTCGATGGCGTACGCGACGAAGCAAGTCACCGCCGTGTGGCCGCCCGCCGGTATCGCCGTCGCATGCCTCCTCGTCTTCGGCTATCGGATCTGGCCGGGCGTTTTCCTCGGCGCGTTCGTCAGCAACGCGCTGAGCCACGAACCGCTGTTGACCGCCGCGGCGATCGCCGTCGGCAATACGGCCGGGCCTATCGTCGGTGTTTATCTGCTGCGAAGCATCGGGCGTTTCGATCCGGCGCTCGAACGCGTCGGCGATGTCATCGCATTCGTGCTGGTCGCAGCGGCGGCGGCGATGACAGTGACGGCGACGAACGGCACGTTCAACCTCGCGTTATCCGGCATCATCCCGTGGTCGGCGTTCGCGCCGACGTGGCGGCTTTGGTGGACCGGCGATGCGATGGGCGTCCTGATCTTCGCACCGCTCATCCTCACCTGGCTCACACCTACCATTCGCGCGCGGGTCACGTGGACGTCCGCCGTCGAAGCGGCGGCGTTGGGCGTGGCGCTCGTAATCGTATCCGCGCTCGTTTTCTTGAAACCGCTCGCGTCCGGCTACGACGTGTATCCCGTGCTCATCTGGGCCGCGTTGCGATTCCGACAGCGCATCGTCGCCCTCGCGGTCGTCACGATATCGGCCATCGCGATCTGGGGATCCGCCCACGGGCTCGGACCGTTCAGCGAAGGAACGCTCGACGTCCGGCTGAGCGAGCTTGTCACGTTCGTCGCGATGCTCGCCGTTAGCGGGCTCATCCTCGGAGCGGTCATCGCGGAGCGCCGTCAAGCCGGCGCGCAGGCGGTAGCCGCAGAGCAAAGATTCCGGCTGCTCGCCGAAACGGTGCCGCAAATGGTGTGGATGGCCGACGGCTCAGGCTGGATCGACTGGTGTAACGAGCGTTGGTACGAGTTCACCGGGCAGACGGCCGACGAAGCGGCCGGGTGGGGTTGGCAGCGCGCGTACCATCCCGACGACTATCAACGGATGATGCGCGATTGGCCGCGTTCGATCGCGACCGGCGAACCGTTTTCGATGGAGTCGAGGATCCGGCGCCACGACGGCGGCTATCGCTGGTTCCTCGTCAGGGCGGAGCCGATGCGCGACGAGCGTGGCACCGTCACGCGATGGTACGGCACGAACACGGACGTCGATGCTCAAAAGCGCGAGCTGCAGCAGACGACTCGCATCGCGGACACGCTTCAGGCCTTCTTCTTGCCCGGCGCACTGCCTCAGCGGCCCGACGTGCGTTTCGATGCGCTCTATCTGACTGCCGAGCAGACGGCGTTTGTCGGCGGCGATTGGTACGACGCGTTCGATTTCCCCGACGGCCGGATCATGGTTTCGATCGGCGACGTCGCGGGCCATGGCGTCGCCGCGGCGATGACGGCCGCCCGGATGCGCCAGAGCATTCTCGCAGCAGCGCTCGACGCCGACGACCCTTCGACGATCCTCGCAAAGACCAACGACCTGCTGCGATTGCAAGAAAGCACGATCGTCACGGCGCTCGTGGCGCTCATTGACCGCGACCTCCGAACGATGCGCTTCGCGAGCGCGGGTCACCCGCCGCCCATCATCGGCGCATCGACTATTCCGGCTCGTATCCTCTCATGCAGCGGCATGCCGCTCGGCGTCGACACCGATCTGCGATTGCAGACGCATGTCGTGCCGCTGGCGCCGGATGCGGTCGTGCTCTTCTATTCCGACGGCATCACCGAATTCAAGCGCGACGTTTTGGCGGCCGAAGCGGCGCTCGTCCAAGCCGTGTCGGCTATCGTCGAGACGGATACGTGGCCGCGGCCGGCACTCGCCGTCCAGAGCGCCGTCATGGGCTCGAACAAGGCGACCGACGATGCGGTGATCGTCGTGCTCCAGTTGTCGCCCGCGCCAAACGGTCCGATCTCGGTCGACCCTGCCGGTCGGAAGACGTGGTTGTTCCACTCGAGCGACGCATACTTCGCACACGCTGCCCGCCACGAACTCATGGCGTTCTTGCGCGACTACGGCGCTTCCGAAGAGGACCTCGCGCGCTCCGAGCTCATCATCGGCGAGCTCCTTGCGAACACGGTCAAGCATGCGCCCGGCGTCGTACGCCTCGAGATCGACTGCCATGGAGTCCATCCGGTGCTCACGATCTCAGATGCAGGGCCCGGCCTTCCGAATTTCGCCGTCAAGCTGCCCGACGACGAATTCGACGAAGATGGCCGCGGCCTCTATCTCGTCGGCACGCTCGCCGATGCTGTGAGCGTCGATTCGAACGACGGCATCGGCACGACATTGACAGTCGCTCTGCCGATCGCTCGCGCCGCTCGAACGTCTTGGCACGCTCCGTCATAA
- a CDS encoding EAL domain-containing protein encodes MDQLFSTEHLLAQAAEQAPTTILLLHAKPGDSMPRIIYANPEAQASTGHAPSDLIGKPVSIFHGLETDAVAFAQFRAAVLKDGAAKIRALEYRKDGSTFWVELSNRRIGDHPDGGAIILSVRQNIDAEMRLRYIVDACSDVISRHDSAGRFTYVSPSCADVLGFSVDELIGTRLEDYIQSEDLVRLEGQSSESDVYESTYRMRRKDGVYIWVEARGRIVRAVDDQRTVRETHLLTRDVSRRMRAESSLHESERRYRNLFETSPIPMWIYDPQTLALLAVNKRAVDQYGFTLDEFAAMKLTDVRPQSDVPRMLERMGQRDSPFHDHGIWTHRRKDGSLLDVHVTSSEIEWSGKTVRLALLRDVTEKKEAEERLAFLAHFDTLTGLSNRVLLRDRLSQSIAAAGRNNRLVGVLFMDLDQFKEVNDCLGHTSGDIVLRDVAARLNAGMREGDTLCRYSGDEFIIVLNDVASLDDVAAYTTRTLAALMTPHVIDGREITTTASIGISVYPNDGNDIETLVRHADVAMYQAKAEGRNAFRFYQPAMQESVSHRMVVQNDLRRAIEREEFVLHYQPILDLRSGKAIAAEALLRWNHPERGQVGPGAFVSIAEETGLIVPIGRWVLDRACLDLAEWKAQGLPDVDISVNVAPRQFRRFELIDEVANALIIACVSPKRLRLEITESLLMDNDLQALDIMSKLKSTGVRIELDDFGTGYSSLGRIGAFPIDGLKIDRSFVGKITHDEHSRVIARAIIGLAQSLGLGIIAEGIETADQVELLTAFGCTQGQGHFFSQPVPAHEFAQWLARQKAADGTLKTPGAKHRRRGRFQEAIEGFEARPAAKRAGGG; translated from the coding sequence ATGGACCAGCTTTTTTCTACCGAGCATCTCCTCGCGCAGGCCGCCGAACAAGCGCCGACGACGATTCTGCTCCTGCATGCCAAGCCCGGCGATAGCATGCCCCGCATCATCTACGCAAACCCTGAAGCGCAGGCGTCGACAGGGCACGCGCCGAGTGACCTCATCGGCAAGCCGGTCTCGATCTTTCACGGCCTCGAGACGGACGCCGTCGCCTTCGCGCAATTCCGTGCAGCCGTCCTGAAAGACGGCGCCGCCAAAATCCGCGCGCTCGAATATCGCAAGGACGGATCGACGTTCTGGGTCGAGTTGTCGAACCGCCGCATCGGCGATCACCCGGACGGCGGTGCGATCATCCTGAGCGTCCGGCAGAACATCGATGCAGAGATGCGTCTGCGCTACATCGTCGATGCTTGTTCGGACGTCATCTCACGCCACGACTCGGCGGGCCGCTTCACGTACGTCTCTCCATCGTGTGCCGACGTCCTCGGTTTCAGCGTCGACGAGCTGATCGGCACCCGCCTCGAAGACTACATCCAATCCGAGGATCTCGTCCGGCTCGAGGGGCAGAGCAGTGAGTCCGACGTCTATGAATCGACGTATCGGATGCGCAGGAAGGATGGCGTGTATATCTGGGTCGAGGCGCGTGGCCGGATCGTGCGCGCAGTCGACGACCAGCGGACCGTCCGAGAAACGCACCTCCTCACGCGCGACGTCTCTCGCCGGATGCGGGCGGAATCTTCGCTCCACGAATCGGAGCGGCGCTACCGGAACCTTTTCGAGACGAGCCCGATCCCGATGTGGATCTACGATCCCCAAACGCTCGCGCTGCTCGCCGTCAATAAACGTGCCGTCGACCAGTACGGCTTCACCCTCGACGAATTCGCCGCGATGAAGCTCACCGACGTGCGGCCGCAAAGCGACGTCCCCCGCATGCTCGAGCGTATGGGGCAGCGGGATTCACCGTTCCACGACCACGGCATCTGGACGCATCGGCGCAAGGATGGATCGCTTCTCGACGTGCACGTCACGTCATCGGAGATCGAGTGGTCGGGTAAAACGGTCCGGCTCGCGCTACTGCGCGACGTCACCGAGAAAAAAGAGGCCGAGGAGCGTCTTGCGTTCCTCGCGCATTTCGACACGCTCACAGGCCTGTCGAACAGAGTTCTCTTACGGGATCGGCTCAGCCAGAGCATCGCGGCGGCCGGCCGTAACAACCGGCTCGTCGGCGTACTGTTCATGGACCTCGACCAATTCAAAGAAGTCAACGACTGCCTCGGCCACACGTCGGGCGACATCGTCCTGCGCGACGTCGCCGCTCGGCTCAATGCGGGAATGCGCGAAGGCGATACGCTGTGCCGTTATAGCGGCGACGAGTTCATCATCGTCCTCAACGACGTCGCGTCGCTCGACGACGTCGCTGCGTACACGACACGAACGCTCGCCGCTCTCATGACGCCGCACGTCATCGATGGGCGCGAGATCACGACGACCGCGAGCATCGGCATCAGCGTCTATCCGAACGATGGGAACGATATCGAGACGCTCGTCCGCCATGCCGACGTCGCGATGTACCAGGCGAAAGCAGAGGGGCGCAACGCCTTCCGCTTTTATCAGCCCGCGATGCAGGAGTCGGTCTCGCACCGGATGGTCGTGCAAAACGATCTGCGACGAGCGATCGAGCGCGAAGAGTTCGTCCTCCATTACCAACCGATACTCGACCTGCGTTCGGGCAAGGCGATCGCCGCTGAAGCACTCCTCCGCTGGAACCATCCGGAGCGAGGGCAGGTCGGCCCGGGCGCATTCGTCTCTATCGCCGAGGAGACCGGTCTTATCGTTCCGATCGGCCGCTGGGTCCTCGATCGCGCGTGCCTCGACCTCGCGGAGTGGAAAGCGCAAGGCTTGCCCGACGTCGACATCAGCGTCAACGTGGCGCCGCGGCAATTCCGGCGCTTCGAGCTCATCGATGAGGTCGCCAACGCGCTCATCATCGCGTGCGTCTCCCCGAAGCGGCTGCGCCTGGAGATCACCGAGAGCTTGCTCATGGACAACGATCTCCAAGCGCTCGACATCATGTCGAAGCTCAAGTCGACGGGCGTGCGAATCGAGCTCGACGACTTCGGCACCGGCTACAGCTCTCTCGGGCGCATCGGTGCGTTCCCCATCGACGGCCTCAAGATCGACCGGTCCTTCGTCGGCAAGATCACCCATGACGAACATTCTCGCGTCATCGCTCGCGCGATCATCGGTTTGGCGCAAAGCCTCGGACTCGGCATCATCGCTGAAGGCATCGAGACCGCCGATCAGGTCGAGCTGCTCACCGCGTTCGGATGCACGCAAGGCCAAGGTCACTTTTTCAGTCAACCGGTACCCGCGCACGAATTCGCCCAATGGCTCGCGCGGCAGAAGGCGGCGGACGGCACGCTCAAGACGCCTGGCGCCAAACATCGTCGCCGCGGGCGCTTCCAAGAAGCGATCGAAGGCTTCGAGGCTCGCCCTGCGGCGAAACGCGCGGGCGGCGGATAG
- a CDS encoding DUF72 domain-containing protein — protein MLRVGTCGFSYRDWVGPFYPFGIRPASMLDYYAERFSAVEIDSTYYAIPKPSMFESMAHRTPADFRFTVKAPGSVTHVPADASPEESELLSFRACLEPLIRAGKLGAVLAQFPNSFRPTREALGRLELLRKDWSDLRLVAEFRHRDWQKDSVLRILSALDIGWCNVDEPRFESLVKPDAQTTSTIGYVRFHGRNAAKWWKQERSAAERYDYTYSTDELVEWLPRIGEIIEQTDETYVFFNNHRNGQAVTNARQMMDLLDITPAPVDDASRQLKLLE, from the coding sequence ATGCTCCGTGTCGGCACGTGTGGTTTCTCATACCGCGACTGGGTCGGACCGTTCTATCCGTTCGGCATCCGTCCGGCGTCGATGCTCGACTACTATGCGGAGCGATTCTCCGCGGTCGAGATCGACAGCACCTACTACGCGATCCCGAAGCCGTCGATGTTCGAATCGATGGCGCATCGGACGCCGGCGGATTTTCGTTTCACGGTAAAGGCGCCGGGCAGCGTCACGCACGTGCCGGCTGATGCATCGCCCGAGGAGTCCGAACTGCTCTCGTTCCGGGCATGCCTCGAACCGCTGATCCGCGCCGGCAAGCTCGGCGCGGTGCTGGCACAGTTTCCGAATTCGTTCCGCCCGACGCGTGAGGCGCTCGGCCGGCTCGAACTGCTCCGCAAGGACTGGTCCGATCTGCGCCTCGTCGCGGAGTTCCGCCATCGCGACTGGCAGAAAGATTCGGTCTTGCGCATCTTGAGCGCGCTCGATATCGGGTGGTGCAACGTCGATGAGCCGCGTTTCGAGTCGCTCGTCAAACCGGACGCGCAGACGACGTCGACGATCGGCTACGTACGATTCCACGGACGCAACGCGGCGAAATGGTGGAAGCAAGAGCGCAGCGCGGCCGAGCGTTACGACTACACGTATTCCACCGACGAACTCGTCGAGTGGCTGCCGCGCATCGGCGAGATCATCGAGCAGACGGACGAGACGTACGTGTTCTTCAATAACCATCGGAACGGGCAGGCGGTGACGAACGCGCGTCAGATGATGGATCTGCTCGACATCACGCCTGCGCCTGTCGACGATGCGTCGAGGCAGCTCAAACTGCTAGAATAG
- a CDS encoding choice-of-anchor P family protein, translated as MKRTWTAALGLLIILAASRTAAFAAHQPAIADGDAYAAKIDANIGGPNNLSAGPIAPASLACDTRSATDQNSVASITLEPIITSSGTASDMVTSTYGSSNVAVQSSSVIQGVDVLSGVITATTVQAVANSGLTNGSASSNASGSMFVGLTVGGQMISGTPAPNTRIPLRGLGVVILNEELMSRNRSVATGITVNMIHVRITQSNSFGLPIGASIIVGHADSSIATPPVPVTVDASSYALLATGLVGPGSAKSGPWAPARIPCTGGTAEDDLAQLTLTFANLGTMVDTAMGQVSSSGSSAGAQSQVQNVNVLAGLIAADAVTSDASAALNGSASRSGSVTIVNGSIAGIPISSSPAPNTMVNIANLGYVVLNEQHGSLGAHSAKIVVNAIHLVVTTNNTLGLPVGANVIIANATAGVKRF; from the coding sequence ATGAAGCGGACATGGACGGCGGCACTTGGGCTCTTGATCATCCTCGCTGCGAGCCGGACTGCGGCGTTCGCCGCGCATCAGCCGGCGATCGCCGATGGAGACGCGTACGCGGCAAAGATCGACGCGAACATAGGCGGCCCTAATAACCTGTCGGCAGGGCCGATCGCGCCCGCATCGCTCGCCTGCGATACGAGATCGGCCACCGATCAGAACTCGGTCGCCTCGATAACCCTCGAGCCGATCATCACGAGTTCAGGCACCGCGTCGGATATGGTGACGAGCACCTACGGCTCGTCAAACGTCGCGGTCCAAAGCTCTTCGGTCATCCAAGGCGTCGATGTTCTTAGTGGCGTCATCACCGCCACGACGGTCCAAGCCGTCGCCAATAGCGGCTTGACGAATGGGTCGGCGTCGAGCAATGCGAGCGGCTCCATGTTCGTCGGCCTTACAGTCGGCGGTCAAATGATTTCGGGCACGCCGGCCCCGAACACGCGGATCCCGCTGCGTGGCTTAGGTGTCGTCATCTTGAACGAAGAGTTGATGAGCCGTAACCGTTCCGTCGCGACCGGCATCACCGTGAATATGATCCATGTGCGGATCACGCAGTCGAACAGCTTCGGCCTTCCGATCGGCGCGAGCATCATCGTGGGCCATGCAGACTCGAGCATCGCGACGCCGCCGGTACCGGTGACCGTCGATGCGAGCTCGTATGCCCTGCTCGCGACCGGACTTGTCGGTCCGGGTTCGGCGAAGAGCGGACCGTGGGCACCGGCGCGCATACCCTGCACGGGCGGAACAGCCGAAGACGATCTCGCGCAGTTGACGCTGACGTTCGCGAATCTCGGCACGATGGTGGACACGGCGATGGGCCAAGTCTCGTCGAGTGGGTCGTCTGCCGGAGCGCAGTCGCAGGTCCAAAACGTGAACGTGCTCGCCGGACTCATCGCCGCCGACGCGGTGACGTCGGACGCGTCGGCCGCGCTCAACGGATCGGCTTCGCGATCCGGATCGGTGACGATCGTCAACGGTTCGATCGCCGGCATTCCGATCTCGTCGTCGCCCGCGCCGAATACGATGGTGAACATCGCGAACCTCGGCTATGTGGTGCTCAACGAGCAACACGGATCGCTTGGTGCGCACTCAGCCAAGATCGTCGTCAATGCGATCCATCTCGTCGTGACGACGAACAATACGCTCGGCCTGCCGGTCGGGGCAAATGTCATCATCGCGAACGCGACCGCGGGGGTGAAGCGCTTCTAG
- a CDS encoding TIGR03118 family protein has translation MHFSSRRALPMLSAVVLALGALDLCVAQAAAAGGYQQINLTSNVPGMAHHTDPNLVNGWGAAFFPGSPFWLSDEGTGLSTLYDSHGVPQGLVVAIPAAPEQPAGTAGTPSGIVANPTNAFVVSENGASGPGIFLFDTLDGTISGWNPGVDLNHAIVAVDNFSSHSLYTGLTIAKTRHGERLYAADAVNDRVDVFDGKFQKLYSFTDPTVSHKLGVYGVHLVQGFILVTFGSQASNQGGVVDIFDFNGRLIKRFAANGPGGALEAPWGAAVAGPHFGQFSDALLIGNEDDGHISAFNAKTGVFLGQMQDPTGKTIAMPGLWSLEVGSGGGANGNADQLYFSAGPNGYGDGLFGRFIPAP, from the coding sequence ATGCATTTTTCATCTAGGCGTGCGCTGCCGATGTTGTCGGCAGTCGTGCTTGCACTTGGAGCGTTGGATCTTTGCGTCGCGCAGGCCGCCGCGGCGGGAGGCTATCAGCAGATCAACCTGACGTCGAACGTGCCCGGCATGGCGCACCACACGGATCCGAACCTCGTCAACGGCTGGGGCGCTGCGTTCTTCCCGGGCAGTCCCTTTTGGCTGTCGGATGAAGGCACGGGACTTTCAACTCTCTACGACTCTCACGGTGTGCCGCAGGGCCTCGTCGTCGCGATCCCGGCTGCGCCCGAGCAGCCCGCGGGAACGGCGGGCACGCCGAGCGGCATCGTCGCAAACCCGACGAATGCGTTCGTCGTTTCTGAAAACGGCGCGTCAGGTCCGGGCATCTTTCTCTTCGACACGCTCGATGGCACGATCAGCGGCTGGAATCCGGGCGTCGATCTGAATCACGCGATCGTCGCGGTCGATAACTTCAGCTCGCATTCGCTCTACACGGGACTAACCATCGCCAAGACGCGGCACGGAGAGCGGCTCTACGCCGCCGATGCGGTCAACGATCGGGTCGACGTGTTCGACGGCAAATTCCAGAAGTTATACTCGTTCACCGATCCAACCGTATCGCATAAGCTGGGCGTCTATGGCGTCCACCTCGTCCAGGGCTTCATCCTCGTCACCTTCGGCAGTCAAGCGAGTAACCAAGGCGGCGTTGTCGACATCTTCGATTTCAACGGCCGGCTCATCAAGCGATTCGCGGCGAACGGACCAGGCGGGGCGCTCGAAGCGCCGTGGGGCGCCGCCGTCGCGGGGCCGCATTTCGGTCAGTTCAGCGACGCGCTCTTGATCGGCAATGAGGATGACGGACACATAAGCGCGTTCAACGCGAAAACGGGCGTGTTCTTGGGCCAGATGCAAGACCCCACGGGCAAGACGATCGCTATGCCCGGCTTATGGAGCCTCGAAGTAGGTTCCGGCGGCGGCGCCAATGGAAATGCCGATCAGCTCTATTTCTCGGCCGGTCCAAACGGATACGGCGACGGGTTATTCGGTAGGTTCATACCAGCTCCCTAA
- a CDS encoding transposase, whose translation MKKSRFTESQIVSILKELDAGATATELGRKHGVHPNTIGAWRAKYAGLETSDLVRLKQLEDEAHRKDRVIARLTLEVEAMRELIQKNGWGSRSGKTR comes from the coding sequence GTGAAGAAGAGCCGCTTCACCGAATCGCAGATCGTCTCGATCCTTAAGGAACTCGACGCCGGCGCGACCGCGACCGAGCTGGGCCGCAAGCACGGCGTCCATCCGAACACGATTGGGGCGTGGCGCGCCAAATACGCCGGCCTCGAGACGAGCGATCTCGTGCGTCTCAAACAGCTCGAAGACGAAGCCCATCGCAAAGACCGCGTCATCGCTCGGCTGACGCTCGAAGTCGAGGCGATGCGGGAGTTGATCCAAAAAAACGGTTGGGGCTCTCGCAGCGGCAAGACGCGGTGA
- a CDS encoding cation:proton antiporter translates to MHPFVDVGQLQNTWLIAAIWMALALLGSLISIRFAIAAALIEILLGILAGNLIALRSNVWIDFIAGFGSIMLTFLAGAEIDPKVLKAQWKPAVAIGALSFSAPFFAALVFAFFGAHWSLNAAKIAGTAMSTTSVAVVYAVMVESGLAGTGFGQLILAACFITDLGTVVALGLLFSNLNAWLALFVGVSFVVIAFAPRFVPNFYVRLGDRVSEPGARFLFLIIFLLSGLATLANSEGVLPAYFLGFSCAGFLLSHREFSRGLRRTTMSLLTPFYFIKAGTFVSLTQAAAGVWAIAAFFAVKVVAKVIAVFPAARAFRYKAGDAAYLTLMMATGLTFGTISSLYGLTHGYVTQAQYTALVTVVILTAIVPTMIAQRHFPPSQDVIEAESGGLEEIEVRTSR, encoded by the coding sequence ATGCATCCTTTTGTCGACGTAGGCCAACTTCAGAACACCTGGCTCATCGCGGCCATCTGGATGGCCCTCGCTCTGCTCGGCTCGCTTATCTCCATCCGCTTCGCCATCGCGGCCGCGCTCATCGAAATCCTGCTTGGAATCCTCGCAGGCAATCTCATCGCGTTGCGATCGAACGTCTGGATCGACTTCATCGCGGGCTTCGGCAGCATCATGCTGACATTTCTCGCCGGCGCCGAGATCGATCCGAAGGTCCTGAAGGCTCAATGGAAGCCTGCGGTCGCGATAGGCGCCCTGTCGTTCTCCGCTCCGTTTTTCGCAGCTCTTGTATTTGCGTTCTTCGGAGCGCATTGGAGTTTGAACGCGGCGAAGATAGCCGGCACCGCCATGTCGACCACGTCGGTGGCGGTCGTCTACGCTGTCATGGTGGAATCGGGACTTGCGGGAACCGGCTTCGGACAACTGATCTTGGCGGCGTGTTTCATCACCGATCTCGGAACGGTCGTCGCGCTCGGACTGCTCTTTTCGAACCTCAACGCATGGCTCGCGCTCTTCGTCGGCGTGAGCTTCGTCGTGATCGCATTCGCGCCTCGCTTCGTGCCGAACTTCTATGTGCGGCTTGGAGACCGTGTCAGCGAACCAGGTGCGCGCTTCCTGTTCTTGATCATCTTCCTGCTCAGCGGCCTCGCGACGCTCGCGAACAGCGAAGGCGTCCTACCCGCGTACTTCCTCGGCTTCTCGTGCGCCGGCTTTCTGCTGAGCCATAGGGAATTCTCACGGGGTCTGCGGCGTACGACGATGAGCTTGTTGACGCCGTTCTACTTCATCAAAGCGGGCACGTTCGTATCGTTGACGCAAGCGGCCGCCGGCGTATGGGCTATCGCCGCGTTCTTCGCCGTGAAGGTCGTCGCAAAAGTCATCGCGGTCTTCCCCGCAGCCCGCGCGTTTCGTTACAAGGCCGGCGACGCGGCCTACCTCACGCTCATGATGGCCACCGGTTTGACGTTCGGCACGATCTCGAGCCTATACGGCCTTACGCACGGGTACGTCACGCAGGCGCAATACACGGCTCTCGTGACGGTCGTCATCCTGACCGCGATCGTTCCGACGATGATCGCGCAGCGCCACTTCCCGCCGAGCCAGGATGTCATCGAGGCCGAGTCCGGCGGACTCGAGGAGATCGAAGTGCGTACCTCGCGTTAG
- a CDS encoding IS3 family transposase has translation MRALQTRGISALRACTLAGYARSNLYYRRKPRADEPIASRLQELATQRPRWGWRRLLIVLRREYDGVGEYRFRRIYRGLGLQVRPRKKRKVRYVRGNAIAPVHAPNERWSLDYMHDTLASGRRLRVLVIVDDYTRECLATEVERGFDSRRVIAVLERIGFVRGLPRTLRFDNGAELTSHTMLSWGAEQRIELHFIDPGKPIRNAHVESLNGKARDEFLNIHSFLTLDQARNAAAELLTDYNEVRPNSSLRGRTPKEFADTLLINPSQEPAA, from the coding sequence GTGAGAGCCTTGCAGACCCGGGGGATCTCGGCGCTGCGCGCGTGCACGCTCGCGGGCTACGCGCGCAGCAACCTGTACTACCGTCGCAAGCCGAGGGCGGATGAGCCGATCGCGAGTCGCCTGCAAGAGCTTGCGACCCAGCGGCCGCGCTGGGGTTGGCGGCGCCTCTTGATCGTGCTGCGACGCGAGTACGACGGCGTCGGCGAGTATCGCTTCCGCCGCATTTATCGGGGTCTTGGGCTGCAAGTACGGCCGCGTAAGAAACGCAAGGTGCGCTACGTGCGCGGCAACGCCATCGCTCCGGTCCACGCGCCCAACGAGCGTTGGTCGCTCGATTACATGCACGATACGCTGGCGAGTGGACGGCGACTACGCGTACTCGTGATCGTCGACGACTACACCAGAGAATGCTTGGCAACCGAGGTGGAGCGCGGCTTTGATAGCCGTCGGGTCATCGCGGTGCTCGAACGGATCGGCTTCGTGCGTGGCTTGCCGCGAACGCTGCGTTTTGACAACGGCGCAGAGCTCACCAGCCACACGATGCTCTCCTGGGGAGCCGAACAACGAATCGAGCTGCACTTCATCGATCCCGGTAAGCCGATCCGGAACGCGCACGTCGAATCACTTAACGGAAAAGCCCGAGACGAGTTCCTCAACATTCATTCGTTCTTGACGCTCGATCAGGCTCGCAACGCAGCGGCGGAATTGCTGACCGATTACAACGAAGTCCGGCCGAATAGTTCGCTCAGAGGTCGTACACCCAAGGAGTTCGCGGATACCCTATTGATCAACCCATCACAGGAACCAGCTGCCTGA